Proteins encoded in a region of the Verrucomicrobiia bacterium genome:
- a CDS encoding DUF3463 domain-containing protein produces MRFPFALSAKIASHIIKHKVKRTPRFAMVLQLEPLHTCNLTCTGCGRIREYSTSLKDMVPLEKCLAAAQECDAPMVSVCGGEPLIYPKIEELVNGLLGQGRIVYICTNGVFMRKKMREYMAANYSPAMEDQLKQLVAQQLVTEKEAEAIRKADAAARSKSVIAPSKWHYWNVHVDGLEFTHDLIVEREGVFKECVAAIKMAKILGYQTATNTTVYRETDVQELEDMFKFLSSLNVDGHTISPGYDYDAAKKDMVKRLGKKPEDFFLTRKMTVAKFSKIEEWGRLFTIFGTPVYQEFLAGKRDLTCTAWAIPTYNVKGWKAPCYLMTDGHYDGYQEMLSKVNWEKYGVVDGVARDPRCENCMVHCGYDPSGALGTNYKSGDNWKNFRYNFGAKPKPYPASAELDKRAFNGFTIGKGHLAEAKAAINSPAASARGAFSNNGHGHEEHVGSHCGSGDTSERDALLAKIKETGKA; encoded by the coding sequence ATGCGTTTTCCGTTCGCGCTGTCGGCAAAAATCGCCAGCCACATCATCAAACACAAGGTCAAGCGCACGCCGCGTTTCGCGATGGTGCTGCAACTCGAGCCGCTGCATACGTGCAATCTGACGTGCACCGGGTGCGGCCGTATTCGCGAATATTCCACCAGCCTCAAGGACATGGTGCCGCTGGAGAAATGCCTCGCGGCCGCCCAGGAATGCGATGCGCCGATGGTCAGTGTCTGCGGTGGCGAACCGCTGATCTATCCGAAGATCGAGGAGCTGGTGAACGGCCTGCTCGGTCAGGGCCGCATCGTTTACATCTGCACGAACGGCGTGTTCATGCGGAAGAAAATGCGCGAATACATGGCGGCGAATTACTCGCCCGCGATGGAAGACCAGCTCAAGCAGCTCGTCGCGCAGCAGCTCGTTACAGAAAAGGAAGCGGAAGCCATCCGCAAAGCCGACGCGGCCGCCAGGAGCAAATCCGTCATCGCGCCGAGCAAATGGCATTACTGGAACGTCCACGTGGACGGACTCGAATTCACGCACGACCTCATCGTTGAGCGCGAAGGGGTGTTCAAGGAATGTGTCGCCGCCATCAAGATGGCGAAGATTCTCGGCTACCAGACGGCGACCAACACCACCGTCTATCGCGAAACCGACGTGCAGGAGCTGGAGGACATGTTCAAGTTCCTCAGCTCGCTGAACGTGGACGGCCACACGATTTCGCCCGGCTACGATTATGACGCCGCGAAGAAGGACATGGTGAAGCGCCTCGGCAAGAAGCCGGAAGATTTCTTCCTCACGCGCAAGATGACCGTCGCGAAGTTCTCGAAGATCGAGGAGTGGGGCCGTCTGTTTACCATCTTCGGCACGCCGGTGTATCAGGAATTCCTTGCCGGCAAACGCGATCTCACCTGCACCGCGTGGGCCATCCCGACTTACAACGTCAAGGGCTGGAAGGCTCCGTGTTACCTGATGACCGACGGTCATTACGACGGCTATCAGGAGATGCTGTCGAAAGTAAACTGGGAGAAATACGGCGTGGTGGACGGCGTCGCGCGCGACCCGCGGTGCGAGAACTGCATGGTGCATTGCGGCTACGATCCCAGCGGCGCGCTCGGCACCAATTACAAGTCCGGCGACAACTGGAAGAATTTCAGATACAACTTCGGCGCGAAGCCGAAGCCATACCCGGCCAGCGCTGAACTCGACAAACGTGCCTTTAACGGCTTCACCATCGGCAAGGGTCACCTTGCCGAAGCGAAGGCGGCGATTAATTCTCCGGCGGCCAGCGCGCGTGGAGCCTTCTCAAATAACGGGCACGGCCACGAAGAGCATGTCGGCAGTCACTGCGGCAGCGGCGACACCAGCGAGCGCGATGCGCTGCTGGCGAAGATCAAAGAGACGGGCAAAGCCTGA
- a CDS encoding ammonium transporter, whose amino-acid sequence MVAPMRAIHRYYGLISLLLLTLLLAPFSSSAADGPGPAISNADNAWMLVSSGLVLMMTAPGLILFYGGLVRTKNVLSTMMHSLVLMAAMSILWMVFGYSVAFGEGNAFIGNPVQYLFLNGVGAAPNPAYAATIPQQTFMLFQMMFVIITPALISGAVAERIKFSAYLLFILLWVTIVYLPLCHMVWGKGGLFNWASGGKMPVLDFAGGTVVHISSGVAALVCAMVLGRRDGFPHEPMMPHNVVLSLIGTGLLWVGWFGFNAGSALGAGVLATQAFSATHFSAAAAALSWAGTEWFLKGKPSVLGAASGMVAGLATITPASGFVTIPSAVIIGLVAGVVCYLAVTRLKAKFSYDDSLDVFGVHGVGSVVGMLLLGVLANVQVNPAIAATYQVAGVPVSLAGSAAQFANQAKAVLFTAIFSGGVAFVLLKLVDKIVGLRVDVEEESLGLDLSQHGERAYNE is encoded by the coding sequence ATGGTGGCACCAATGCGCGCCATTCATCGGTATTATGGATTGATTTCATTGTTGCTGTTGACTCTGCTGCTGGCGCCGTTTTCGTCGTCTGCTGCGGATGGTCCTGGCCCTGCCATCAGCAACGCCGACAATGCCTGGATGCTGGTAAGTTCGGGGTTGGTGCTGATGATGACGGCGCCGGGACTGATTCTGTTCTACGGCGGGCTGGTGCGGACCAAAAACGTGCTGTCCACCATGATGCACAGCCTCGTCTTGATGGCTGCGATGTCGATACTGTGGATGGTGTTTGGTTACAGCGTGGCCTTTGGCGAAGGGAACGCTTTCATTGGGAATCCGGTGCAATATCTGTTTCTGAACGGCGTGGGTGCCGCGCCCAACCCCGCCTACGCCGCCACGATTCCGCAGCAGACGTTCATGCTGTTTCAAATGATGTTTGTCATCATCACGCCGGCGTTGATCAGCGGCGCGGTCGCGGAACGCATCAAGTTCAGCGCCTATTTGCTGTTCATTTTGCTCTGGGTGACGATTGTCTATCTGCCCTTGTGCCACATGGTGTGGGGAAAGGGAGGCCTGTTCAACTGGGCATCGGGCGGAAAGATGCCCGTGCTCGATTTCGCAGGCGGCACGGTGGTGCACATCAGTTCGGGCGTGGCTGCCCTGGTTTGCGCCATGGTGCTGGGGCGGCGGGACGGTTTTCCGCACGAGCCGATGATGCCGCACAACGTGGTGCTCTCGCTCATTGGCACCGGATTGTTGTGGGTGGGTTGGTTTGGTTTTAATGCCGGCAGCGCCCTCGGCGCGGGCGTTCTGGCGACGCAGGCGTTTTCAGCCACCCACTTCTCCGCCGCTGCGGCAGCCTTGAGCTGGGCCGGCACGGAATGGTTCTTGAAAGGCAAGCCCAGCGTGTTGGGGGCGGCCTCAGGTATGGTGGCCGGGCTGGCCACCATCACGCCGGCTTCGGGGTTTGTCACGATTCCTTCCGCGGTGATCATCGGGCTGGTGGCAGGTGTGGTATGTTATCTGGCCGTGACCAGGCTTAAAGCCAAGTTCAGCTATGACGACTCCCTGGACGTGTTCGGCGTGCATGGTGTGGGCAGCGTGGTGGGCATGTTGCTGCTTGGCGTGCTGGCAAACGTGCAGGTGAATCCGGCCATCGCTGCCACATATCAGGTGGCGGGTGTGCCGGTGTCGCTGGCGGGCAGCGCGGCGCAATTTGCGAATCAGGCCAAGGCCGTCTTGTTTACGGCCATCTTTTCCGGCGGGGTCGCCTTTGTCCTTCTCAAGCTGGTGGACAAAATCGTAGGACTCCGCGTGGATGTGGAGGAAGAAAGTCTGGGGCTCGACCTGTCGCAGCACGGAGAACGCGCCTACAACGAATGA
- a CDS encoding P-II family nitrogen regulator: MKKIEAIIKPFKLQDVKDALNELGIQGMTVTEVKGFGRQKGHTEIYRGSEYTVDFLPKVKIETVLPDNIVSQAIPAIVKAARTGKIGDGKVFVTSIDDAWRIRTEERGDEAV, from the coding sequence ATGAAGAAGATCGAAGCCATCATCAAACCGTTCAAACTGCAGGACGTGAAGGATGCCCTGAACGAACTGGGCATCCAAGGCATGACCGTCACCGAGGTCAAAGGATTTGGGCGGCAGAAGGGCCACACGGAAATCTATCGCGGCAGCGAATACACCGTGGATTTCCTGCCCAAGGTCAAAATTGAAACCGTGCTGCCCGACAACATCGTGAGCCAGGCCATCCCTGCCATCGTCAAGGCCGCGCGGACCGGGAAAATCGGCGACGGCAAGGTGTTCGTCACGTCCATTGACGATGCCTGGCGCATCCGCACGGAAGAGCGGGGCGACGAGGCGGTTTAG